A window of the Lactuca sativa cultivar Salinas chromosome 5, Lsat_Salinas_v11, whole genome shotgun sequence genome harbors these coding sequences:
- the LOC111892473 gene encoding berberine bridge enzyme-like 15 codes for MAYISRFLMLIVIPLLISLSPFCSSNPIQDTFHQCLSTNTNSLTQLPNIFFTPKNTSFTPLLNSTAQNLRCIASYAAKPEVILTPLHENHIQTAVICAKKLGIQLRVRSGGHDYEGSSYTSVMDPPYVVLDLAKLRGIDVDIEDGSVWVEAGATVGELYYRVAEKSKVHGVPSGLCTSLGVGGHIVGGAYGSMMRKYGLGADNALDAKIIDANGNILDRKAMGEDVFWALRGGGGGSFGIILSWKLKLVPVPETVTVFNVGRTLEQGATKILYKWQQVADKLDDDLFIRVIISTGNIPNTTQRTVSTTYNALFLGDVGRLQGIMKESFPELGLKKEDCFQMSWLESVLFIAGYPRTVPTSVLLAGKPAFLNYFKAKSDFVKDPIPEAGLEGIWERFLQEDSPLMIWNPYGGMMGRISESSIPFPHRNVIFKIQYLSTWMNPEKEVMNKHVDWIRKLYNYMAQYVTMFPRQAYVNYRDFDLGMNDKNGDDTSFVKASYWGTKYFKDNFNRLVKIKTEFDPDNFFKHEQSIPVLPLKSRKGQNVLKRFKHKKGKKVIHH; via the coding sequence ATGGCCTATATTTCAAGATTTCTTATGCTTATAGTAATACCCTTGCTTATATCACTTTCCCCCTTTTGTTCTTCAAACCCAATTCAAGACACCTTCCATCAATGTCTTTCTACCAATACAAACTCTTTAACACAACTACCCAACATCTTTTTCACCCCAAAAAACACTTCCTTCACACCCCTTTTGAACTCAACCGCACAAAATCTCCGTTGCATCGCATCATATGCAGCAAAACCCGAGGTGATTTTGACCCCGTTACACGAAAACCACATCCAAACCGcggttatttgtgctaaaaagcTTGGGATTCAACTTCGTGTTCGAAGTGGAGGACATGATTACGAAGGGAGCTCTTATACATCCGTTATGGACCCTCCATATGTTGTTCTCGACTTGGCTAAACTACGTGGCATTGATGTTGATATAGAGGATGGTTCGGTTTGGGTTGAGGCTGGTGCGACTGTTGGTGAGCTTTATTATCGAGTTGCAGAGAAAAGCAAGGTTCACGGAGTTCCATCTGGGCTATGCACGAGCCTAGGGGTTGGTGGGCATATTGTGGGTGGCGCCTATGGTTCCATGATGAGGAAGTATGGGCTCGGGGCAGACAATGCGCTTGATGCGAAGATCATTGATGCAAATGGTAACATACTTGATCGGAAAGCCATGGGAGAGGATGTTTTCTGGGCTTTACGTGGAGGTGGTGGGGGTAGTTTTGGGATTATACTTTCTTGGAAACTGAAACTTGTGCCTGTTCCTGAAACTGTGACGGTTTTTAATGTTGGGAGGACTTTAGAACAAGGTGCCACAAAGATTCTTTACAAGTGGCAACAAGTTGCCGACAAACTTGACGATGATCTTTTCATTAGGGTGATAATTTCGACCGGAAACATACCAAATACGACTCAAAGAACTGTAAGCACGACTTACAATGCACTCTTTCTTGGAGACGTAGGAAGACTTCAAGGAATCATGAAAGAAAGTTTCCCTGAATTGGGTCTGAAGAAAGAAGATTGCTTTCAAATGAGTTGGTTGGAATCTGTGTTGTTCATCGCCGGCTACCCAAGAACTGTTCCGACCAGCGTCCTACTCGCCGGGAAACCAGCTTTCTTGAACTATTTCAAAGCAAAATCAGATTTTGTGAAAGACCCAATTCCAGAAGCAGGATTAGAAGGCATCTGGGAAAGATTCTTGCAAGAAGATAGCCCATTGATGATATGGAACCCCTATGGAGGAATGATGGGCAGGATATCAGAATCATCAATCCCATTTCCTCATAGAAATGTAATTTTCAAGATTCAGTATTTGAGCACCTGGATGAACCCTGAAAAAGAAGTGATGAACAAACATGTCGATTGGATCAGAAAGCTTTACAATTACATGGCTCAGTATGTTACGATGTTTCCAAGACAAGCTTATGTGAACTACAGAGATTTTGATCTCGGAATGAATGATAAAAATGGTGATGACACCAGTTTTGTCAAGGCAAGTTATTGGGGAACAAAGTACTTCAAAGACAACTTCAATAGGTTGGTGAAGATCAAGACTGAGTTTGATCCAGATAACTTCTTCAAGCATGAACAAAGCATCCCGGTTTTACCCTTGAAGAGTAGAAAGGGCCAAAATGTACTTAAAAGATTCAAGCATaaaaagggtaaaaaggtaattCACCACTAA